gtgtgtgtgtgttgtgtgtgtgtatatgtatgtgtgtatatgtatgtgtgtgtatatatatatatatatatatatatatatatatatatatatatacacacacacacacacacacacacatgtatgtgtatatgtataaatatgtgtatatatgaatatatgtatataaatatacatttacatgtatatatgctatatatatatgtatatatacatatatatctgtatatataaacacatatttgcataatatatatatatatatatatgtatgcatgtgtacacacacacacacacacacacacacacacacacacacacacacacacacacacacacatatatatatatatttatatatataaaatatatatatatacacatatacatatatatatatatatatatatatatatatatatatatatatatatgtgtatgtatatatatatatatatacatacatacacatatatacatttatataaatatatatatatatatatatatatatatatatatatatacaaaatgtatatgtatgtatatatgatttatatgtatgtgcatatatgtactatatatatatatatatacatacatatatatatatatatatatatatatatatatataatacacacacacacacacacacatatatatacattatatatacacatacacatatacatacacatacacacacacacacacatagatatacacatagacatacacatacacatacacatatacatacacacacacacatatatatatatatatatatatatatatatatatatatatatatatatatatatacacacacacacacacacacacacacacacacacacacacacacacacacacacacacacacacacacacacacacacgcacacacacacacatatatatatatatatatatatatatatatatatatatatatatatatattacatatatacacatacatataaatcatatatacatacatatacattttgtatatatatataaatgtatatacggtatgtatatatatacatacatatatatgtatatatatatatatatatatatatatatatatatatatatatatacatatatatacatacacagacatatacacatatacatacacaaacatttatacacattatataaacacacacatacatatacattatatatacacatacatatacatcacatatatatatacatacacaccatatacatatatatgtacacacacacatatatatatatatatatatatatatatatatatatatacacacacatatatacacacacatatatattatatatatatatatatatatatatatatatacacatatatatgtatgtatatgtatatatgtatttgaccaccaaaaaataatcataagtcCTAATGCACAAGGAGAATCATTGAACTGGAATGGACACAGCTTAGTATTGCATTTGAGACTACCTAATCAATGCTCAGAAATGTATATAATAACcattatgaataacaaaaaaggaaCCTATTTATCACATAGCAATGGTAGGACAACACTCACCATATTCTGTGGCTTCCCCCTTGCATTTCATACAGGCGCACCACAACGTCCCCAGTCTTGTCTTCGGCCAACTTCACAGCCTCAATCATAACTCCCTCCCCAATCACGCTGAACCAATCCACCTTGATATCACTAtctcttctgaaaaaaaaaaaaaaaaggaaaaagaaagaatgagaaaaacattgaaatgatacaaaaatctGGCTGTAGTACAAGTAAACTTTAATctaaaacaaaaaatttaatCAAGGGAAATATATCAAGATAGACAGACTCTCCATGTGGAAGATATGAAACAGATATAAattaaaagaagcagaaaaatctATAGTGTATCTATGGAATAAAAAATCCTTTACTTACGATAATTTTGCTGTGAAAACTATCAGATTTGTGTTGAATTCATATGCTCTCTGAGGCACACCGGCACTCTGCAGCGTTCCTAGAAAATATACAGTTTCTTATCAAATCAAGTTCTGTAATTAATAGAattaaaaaacatgaaaaacataATTGACactattgtgtgcatatataaatacatttcagtCATATCAGTTCTCACAAAAATTAACCTCTGTGGGGCATAAGAGCATATTTGAACGAGTGTTTGCCCATGTCGCATCGGTCATCAGGGGCTTTGGGCGATCGCAGCAAGGAGAGGCTAAGAGTGCTACCACGTGCGGTCCACCCATACTTGCTATCATTGAGGACTGCTATGCCAAAGTTATGCTCTGAGAGGTCAGCCCATCTGCAATAATTGCACTGTTGACACGTaaggtaaaagaaaataacataataataataacaatagtaacaaagagATCAAAGCTAAACAGAACCATCACTTTCACATACTTGTGGCCACACACTTCAAACTTAGCCGAGTCCCATGAAGTGTTCATGTGAGTAGGACGATACAAGTGGCCAAACTGTGAGTCGAAAGCTGCCTCCCGTGCAATGATGCCTGTGTTGAAACCCACTTTTAGGAACTTGCGATTCTCATGCCAATTTACATGTGTGTGGAAGGTTAGGTAGGGATTCACAGCTGACAGGGATATTTCTTGGTTAAGAACAGAGACCTCACTAATCTTCATTTTCCATTCTAGTCTCACCATCACAGGGGTATTCTCAATGACTTGTATTTCTGACAGTATGCAGCCACTCTGAAAATTAGGATAAACATGACAAATTGCATACCATAACAAGTACTGAAATTCAAATCTTGCTTTAATTTCTTGCTTGAAATTATCAAAAACTTTTCTACAACCAAAGCTTTCCCTTAATGGAAAAGaactgagaagaaaagaaaaaacatctgctctaataacaataatggtctcACCAACCTGCTTTTCATTCAAGATCTTTCCTGTTTCCAAGTAATAATCCATAGTATCCCAAGCATCCCAGTACAGAGGAATATCATCGTAAATCATCAACTGATTCCCAGCACACTGCGACCCATCCGTTGTTCTAAATACATCCTGGTCTGGCTGGTCAGCAAGCACCAGACTTGTCACTTGCCCATTTTTGTTAATCTCTGCTCGTATGTAGCTGTTTTCTAGAACAAAGGTGTCTTTTTCCATCCCTGAAAtgcagaataaataataataaaaatgacgatgatgatgatctcaGTGAAATATCTATTCGTGGTAGGACTTAACCAATCTGTCATCAAAACACTTACAAACTTTCACAGCTGGGGGGTTTATGGGGGTGAGTTTTGACCACCCAATGCCTTGCATTTCTACGGCAATATAGTGGCCTCCACCAGCAGCCTCATTCAGTTCCCCTTCTACCCGCATGCGCTTCCTGGTTGGTTCATCACAGTCCTCTTTGAGGTTGATGACCTGATGCACTTGCCAAGGGAGAGTGTTCACTGCCACAGCTTGCTCTCTGGATCCTTGGTGGGCAGACTCtaatcaagaagaaaaaagggggaccTCATGTCtctaaagtaataatattaaaaagaaaagaaaaaagaaaataagaccacacattaaaacaaaaagtaaactGGAATAGAATATCAATGCATGACTTTAATACACCATGAAAGATGAACTGCAATCACTTCTCCTACCATGCATTATGTGGGGCAAACATGCAACTCTGGTCTTTGCAGCAGCAGTCAAGGCTTCTCTGTAGAGCTGGTCACTGTCTTTGTACACGATGCCAATACTGGTTCCCGGTAACACATCATGAAACTGGTTGAGCAGGACCTTCTTCCAGGCATCAACAAGGGCATCATGGTGTCTGGTGATGCAATTTGTCAACAAATAATTGGTTTCATCTTATTTCTAATCAACTTGATAGACTTccaaacagactaacaaacacaaaaacccacccacccacccacatacacacacacacacacacacacctatgataTCTGACAAGTATAAATTGATattcaagaagaagaaaacctacattcttttatatatatatatatatatatatatatatatatatatatatattaaaaaatatataatgattacaCAACATACATAATTGAGAAATAACACATaaatcattctttatatatattacctgTATATTGTTTGCCTGTCTAGGCCACCTTTCATAGCAGTGATAGCAAGAAACAATTCAGCATCCCTGAGTGCAAATTCACACTCGCGGTTTAAACGTTTAGTGTTAGCCTGTCGAGTAAATATTCATCAAAATTATGGATACAAATATATTCTATTTTGTCGATCTAGGCAAACTGTATTCATAAAAATCGGAGTGACACTTTTAATACAATACACTGTTAATACAACATTCTATATGGTAATAATATCTTACTAACCTGTGATGTGTAAGAGCCATTGTGTAACTCAAGGTAAAGTTCTCCCACCCAGCGACACAAGTTGTGCTTTTCTGATTCCAGACGCCTGAAGAAGTCATCAGGAGACATGTGCTCCATCCTtcacagggagaaaaagaagtgggGGATGGAacggaggtaaaggaggaggaggatgatcatgataacagatgatgaaagaaagacaaagaagatgaaaaataaaaacaaaaggagagagagacagagacagacagagagagagagagagagagagagagagagagagagagagagagagagagagagagaaaaaaaaaatcaatggtaatgataataataataataaagaagatgatgatgaaagcaatgaaaataataatagtgataataatataatgcttACCCTTATATTTCCCTATGTAACAATAGTTTGATCGAAAGCTATAAGAATTGTAACAgttacaataacaacagtagccacaatggcattaataataaaagtaataaaaaagcaaCAAAGACAGTAACAATATTAAGAAAGCAttcaacaaaaaaggaaaaaaaagataggaaaatatGAGTGATTCTAACTAATTCTACAGCTTCATAGATGAATAATCAGCCTATGTAAATGGCCCTATCTCCCTCATCAGAAAACAGGGATCATGGATTCTTAAAACAGAATGGAACAATCTTTACTTTGGGCATCCATCCACATCCTTCAGGCGCCTGGCTCTCTCCAACATGTCTCTCGTAggtccaccacctccatctccatagCCATACAGGAAGGCGGAAGTGGAGACACGACCTTTATCCTCAAGATTATTGACTGTCTTTATGGCCTCATCAACACTGTGGTGTCAAAACATGAGCTTAATCAATCAATTTCTTGAGATCTGGATCGgtcgctttaaaaaaaaaggatatgaattCTGTCTTTTGcctattttccttgttttaacTACAGAAAGTAATTCATAGCCTCCATACTTCAAATGAGTACTACAGGATATCCATTTGCAAAATCACTTTTGTGCCACTCACTTGACATTCATTTCATAAGAGTCCCCAGGTGGGAAGTGAGCAAGGACAGTGCTGCCATCCAGCCCTTCCCAAATGAAGTTATGGTGAGGGAACTTGTTCACCAAGCTCCAGCTCAACTTTTGGGTAAGAAAGCGACTAATTCCAAAATGCTgttaaaaataaagaaggaatatAAGAGGTGGAATTTCAATTGTCACAGAACTAATAACAATATctccaatatagatatatatatatatatatgtatgtatataaatatatataaatatgaatatatagatacatataagtataaatatatatatacatatatatatacacatatgcatatatatatatacatatatgcatatatatacatatatgcatatatatacatatatgcatatatatacatatatgcatatatatacatatatacatatgcataaatacgtgtatatatatacaaataaatatgtgtatatatatatatatatatatatatatatatatatatatatatatacacacacacacacacacacacacatacatacacacacacacacacacacacacacatatgtatatatatatatatatatatatataatatatatgcatacatatatacatatatatatacacatatatatacacacatacatatatatacacacacacatacatatatatacacacacacacacatatacatacacacacataaatatacatacacacacatacatatacatacacacacatacatatacatacacacacatacatatacatacacacacatacatatacatacatacacacacacacacacatatatatatatatatgtacatatatatacacatacatacatataaatacatatatacatatatatacacacacaaatatatacatatatatatacatatatatatatatatatatatatatatatatatatatatatatatatatacatatatatacacacacacacacacacacacacacatatacatatacatatatacatatatatatatatatatatatatatatatatatatatatatatatacacacacacacacacacacacacacacacacacatatatatatatatatatatatataaatatatatatatatacacacacatatatatacacacacacacacacatatatatatatatatatatatatatatatatatatagacacacatatatatacatacacacatatatatacatatatatatacatatatatacatatacatacacacatatatatacatacacacatatatatacatatatatatatatacatatatacatatacatacacacatatatatacatacatatatatatatatatatatatatatatatatatatatatatatatatatacatatacatacacacacacatatatatatacatatatacatatacatacacacatatatatatatacatacatatatatatatatatatatatatatatatatatatatacatatacacacacacatatatatctatatatatatatatatatatatatatatacatatatatacatatacatatatatatacatatacatatatatacatatacatacatatatatatatacatatatatatatacatatacatatacatacatatgtatatatacatacatatacatatacatacatatgtatatatacatacatatatacatatatatacatatacacatatatatgtatatatatacatatttatacatatatacatacatatatatacatatatacatatatatatatctaaatataaacacacacacacacacacaaacacacacacacacacacacacacacacacacacacacacacacacacttcacacacagatAGAGCTACATCATTAACTAAGCCATtatttaataaaagaaatatcagaGTAAAGTCAAACCATATCTTCAAAAACACTGACAAGGAAACACACCTGACAAATCTGTGGAATCTGGGAAGAATAGCCAAAGGTATCTGGAAGCCAAAACTCTTTACACTTGACACCGAATTCCCTCATGAAGAAAAGTTGACCGTAGAGGAACTGCCGCATGAATGACTCTCCACTAAACACAAAATAGAAACATTatcataaaatgcaaaataaattctCCTTAATGAATTAGTAACCCTTTTGTATTGCTTTTGATATttggacacacatgtgtgtgtgtgtgtgtgtgatggtgcatgtgtgttatggtgtgtgtgtgtgtgtgtgtgtgtgtgtgtgtgtgtgtgtgtgtgtgtgtgtgtgtgtgtgtgtgtgtgtgtgtgtgtgtgtgtgtggagatggtgtgtgtgtgtgtgtgtgtgtgtgagatggtgtgtgtgtgtgtgtgatggtgtgtgtgtgtgtgtgatggtgtgtgtgtgtgtgtgtgatggtgtgtgtgtgtgtgtgtgatggtgtgtgtgtgtgtgtgtgtgtgtgtgtgtgtgtgtgtgtgtgtgtgtgtgtgcatgtgtgtacttaAAATTCTAAACTTCTGTATGATAAtacattaagaaaaatatatagtatcATTCACTCTGCCATTCACAAACGTACCTGGGAAGGAGGCCATCCATTTCCACCCAGGTTCCACCAACTGGGATGAACCGTCCTGCCTTCACCTGTATCTTTATCTTCTCATAAATGGATGGGTAATGTTCTTTCACCCATGCAAACTGCTGAGCCTATAACAGTTATATACAATTCACATTAATAGTTTGTAAAACC
The Penaeus chinensis breed Huanghai No. 1 chromosome 15, ASM1920278v2, whole genome shotgun sequence DNA segment above includes these coding regions:
- the LOC125032989 gene encoding alpha-mannosidase 2C1-like gives rise to the protein MRPDFLISQSWNGSVEPLIYYIEMACNNMFGAGKNGMINPVDQERTFTLELAEVCTRDEKVYNLLMDLEVLHDMAKKLPEDYKGFEALYAGNQIINHIVKNEMRQARQIARTFFSKINGARAHTLALMGHCHIDSAWLWPYSETKRKCARSWISTLRLMEEYPEMRFACSQAQQFAWVKEHYPSIYEKIKIQVKAGRFIPVGGTWVEMDGLLPSGESFMRQFLYGQLFFMREFGVKCKEFWLPDTFGYSSQIPQICQHFGISRFLTQKLSWSLVNKFPHHNFIWEGLDGSTVLAHFPPGDSYEMNVNVDEAIKTVNNLEDKGRVSTSAFLYGYGDGGGGPTRDMLERARRLKDVDGCPKMEHMSPDDFFRRLESEKHNLCRWVGELYLELHNGSYTSQANTKRLNRECEFALRDAELFLAITAMKGGLDRQTIYRHHDALVDAWKKVLLNQFHDVLPGTSIGIVYKDSDQLYREALTAAAKTRVACLPHIMHESAHQGSREQAVAVNTLPWQVHQVINLKEDCDEPTRKRMRVEGELNEAAGGGHYIAVEMQGIGWSKLTPINPPAVKVWMEKDTFVLENSYIRAEINKNGQVTSLVLADQPDQDVFRTTDGSQCAGNQLMIYDDIPLYWDAWDTMDYYLETGKILNEKQSGCILSEIQVIENTPVMVRLEWKMKISEVSVLNQEISLSAVNPYLTFHTHVNWHENRKFLKVGFNTGIIAREAAFDSQFGHLYRPTHMNTSWDSAKFEVCGHKWADLSEHNFGIAVLNDSKYGWTARGSTLSLSLLRSPKAPDDRCDMGKHSFKYALMPHRGTLQSAGVPQRAYEFNTNLIVFTAKLSRDSDIKVDWFSVIGEGVMIEAVKLAEDKTGDVVVRLYEMQGGSHRIWLKATAIPPPKGVHLCNGLEESYQPLPFDARPANVGQDNKYFYIPLTFSPFKIVNVRFRYA